A single genomic interval of Streptomyces graminofaciens harbors:
- a CDS encoding quinone oxidoreductase family protein, whose product MPPRTTTSTSTIPAIEIRETGGPDVLLPVDRPAPGEPGEGHILVELAAAGVNFIDIYRREGRYPLPLPAVPGEEGSGTVLAVGPGVTRFSVGDRVAWTTVLGSYAGQLLVPEEKAVVVPDGIDLHTAAAALVQGMTAHYLANDSYRARPGETVLLHAAAGGVGLLLTQLLKRRGVRVIGTVSSGEKEKLAAANGVDEVIRYDHCEDLAADVKRLTDGEGVHAVYDGVGAATFDASLDSLRRRGTLVVFGGASGPVPPVDVMRLLWGGSLTLTRPYLEHFRATVEEFTWRAGEVFEGIADGTLRITIGGTYPLARAREAHADLAARRTTGKLLLVP is encoded by the coding sequence ATGCCACCGCGGACCACCACATCGACGTCGACGATCCCGGCGATCGAGATCCGGGAGACCGGCGGCCCCGATGTCCTCCTCCCCGTCGACCGGCCCGCACCGGGCGAGCCCGGCGAGGGCCACATCCTGGTCGAACTCGCCGCCGCCGGCGTGAACTTCATCGACATCTACCGCCGCGAGGGCCGCTATCCGCTGCCCCTGCCCGCCGTACCGGGCGAGGAGGGCTCCGGCACCGTACTGGCCGTCGGTCCCGGCGTCACCCGCTTCTCGGTCGGCGACCGCGTCGCCTGGACCACCGTCCTCGGCAGCTACGCCGGCCAGCTCCTCGTCCCCGAGGAGAAGGCCGTCGTCGTCCCCGACGGCATCGACCTGCACACCGCGGCCGCCGCACTCGTCCAGGGCATGACGGCCCACTACCTGGCCAACGACTCCTACCGCGCCCGCCCGGGCGAGACGGTCCTGCTGCACGCGGCGGCGGGCGGAGTGGGCCTGCTCCTCACCCAGCTGCTCAAGCGGCGCGGGGTACGCGTGATCGGCACGGTCTCCAGCGGCGAGAAGGAGAAACTGGCGGCGGCCAACGGCGTGGACGAGGTCATCCGCTACGACCACTGCGAGGACCTCGCCGCCGATGTGAAACGCCTGACCGACGGCGAGGGCGTGCACGCCGTCTACGACGGAGTGGGCGCCGCCACCTTCGACGCGAGCCTGGACAGCCTGCGCCGCCGGGGCACCCTCGTCGTCTTCGGCGGCGCGAGCGGCCCCGTACCCCCCGTCGACGTGATGCGGCTGCTCTGGGGCGGCTCACTGACCCTGACACGCCCCTACCTGGAGCACTTCAGGGCCACCGTGGAGGAGTTCACCTGGCGGGCCGGAGAGGTCTTCGAAGGCATCGCCGACGGCACTCTGCGCATCACGATCGGCGGCACGTACCCGCTGGCCCGCGCCCGCGAGGCACACGCCGACCTGGCCGCCCGCCGCACGACGGGCAAGCTGCTGCTCGTCCCCTAG
- a CDS encoding catechol 1,2-dioxygenase has product MGAIVGAGLLSHAPVIMFPEAQRVEVNGGHDFTLATGLIRLRSEVIDTTGHDAVLVLDTHWATTTETVVTAHRHRSGRFTSDEMPSEVSQVPYAIPGDPELAHAVAAAAEKNSLFLTANDDPHLPLHYATLNLWSYLGRPDVPWLSMSVCQTATAEDHLRLGEAVVDAVAGVARRVLVLASGGLSHRFWPLSELRDRMAGDPANIISPAARAADEQRIAWLETGRHDQVITTMPEYRRHAPEGDFGHYLTLAGALGGLRCIAPGRRYGEYENAIGTGQVHLWFDRPAGGWTD; this is encoded by the coding sequence ATGGGCGCGATAGTCGGCGCGGGACTGCTCTCCCACGCCCCCGTCATCATGTTCCCCGAAGCGCAGCGCGTCGAGGTCAACGGCGGCCACGACTTCACCCTGGCCACCGGCCTCATACGACTCCGCAGTGAGGTGATCGACACCACCGGCCACGACGCCGTACTGGTGCTCGACACCCACTGGGCCACCACGACCGAGACGGTCGTCACCGCCCACCGGCACCGGTCGGGGCGCTTCACCTCCGACGAGATGCCCAGCGAGGTGAGCCAGGTCCCGTACGCCATCCCGGGAGATCCGGAACTGGCCCACGCGGTGGCCGCGGCAGCCGAGAAGAACTCCCTCTTCCTCACGGCCAACGACGACCCCCACCTCCCTCTCCACTACGCCACCCTCAACCTCTGGAGCTACCTCGGCCGCCCCGACGTGCCATGGCTGTCGATGTCGGTCTGCCAGACCGCGACCGCCGAGGACCATCTGCGCCTGGGCGAGGCCGTCGTGGACGCGGTGGCCGGAGTGGCCCGGCGGGTACTGGTACTGGCCTCCGGCGGCCTCTCGCACCGCTTCTGGCCCCTGTCCGAACTCCGTGACCGGATGGCCGGCGACCCGGCCAACATCATCAGCCCGGCGGCCCGCGCCGCCGACGAACAACGCATCGCCTGGTTGGAGACCGGCCGCCACGACCAGGTCATCACCACCATGCCGGAGTACCGCCGACACGCCCCCGAAGGCGACTTCGGCCACTACCTGACCCTGGCCGGCGCCCTCGGCGGCCTCCGCTGCATCGCACCCGGCCGCCGCTACGGCGAGTACGAGAACGCGATCGGCACCGGCCAGGTACACCTCTGGTTCGACCGCCCCGCCGGAGGCTGGACGGACTGA
- the asnB gene encoding asparagine synthase (glutamine-hydrolyzing) produces MCGITGWVDFSRDLTAESTTLDAMVRTLVRRGPDAGGSWLDTHAALGHRRLAVIDLEGGAQPMATPERGPRGDLPRAVISYGGEIYNYRELRAELALHGHRFTTTSDTEVALRAYLQWGADFVHRLNGMYSIAVWDTAREELLLVRDRLGVKPLYYHPTPHGVLFGSEPKAILANPLVTPSASAEELCDALLFLRTPGRVPFKGMRELKPGHLLRVGRDGLREQRYWALEARPHTDDLPTTIATVRDLLDDIVPRQMVADVPLVALLSGGLDSSTVTALAQRVRAAEGGRISTFAVDFAGHSENFRGDAIRPTPDGPYARAVAEHVGSAHHTITLDRSRLLDPAVRRTVLAAWDLPFNFADLDVSLHQLFAAVREHAPVALSGEGADEVFGGYLWFSDPAARAAETFPWLELGAHRGLDPRALFRPGFVEGIDLATYQADLYRTALAEVPRLDGENPEERRTRELGHLTLTRWLPILLDKKDRMGMANGLEGRVPFCDHRLVEYLFNVPWAMKTCTGQEKGLLREAAADLLPRSVLRRTKAAYPSIQDPAYDRALITGLTGAATDAEGPLAAHLDPAAVRRLTDRTTTATLSEFERILLESTVRLADWLTTYGVDLDLDPDRLTLQGAN; encoded by the coding sequence ATGTGCGGCATCACCGGCTGGGTCGACTTCTCCCGCGACCTCACCGCCGAGTCCACCACCCTCGACGCCATGGTGCGAACCCTGGTCCGCCGCGGCCCCGACGCCGGCGGCAGCTGGCTCGACACCCACGCCGCCCTCGGCCACCGGCGCCTCGCGGTCATCGACCTCGAGGGCGGCGCCCAGCCCATGGCCACCCCGGAACGCGGCCCGCGCGGCGACCTGCCCCGCGCCGTGATCTCCTACGGCGGCGAGATCTACAACTACCGCGAACTGCGCGCCGAACTCGCCCTGCACGGACACCGGTTCACCACCACGAGCGACACCGAGGTCGCACTGCGCGCCTACCTTCAGTGGGGCGCCGACTTCGTCCACCGCCTCAACGGCATGTACTCCATCGCCGTCTGGGACACCGCCCGCGAGGAACTCCTCCTCGTCCGCGACCGCCTCGGCGTCAAACCCCTCTACTACCACCCGACCCCGCACGGCGTGCTCTTCGGCTCCGAACCCAAGGCCATCCTGGCCAACCCGCTGGTGACACCGAGCGCCTCCGCCGAGGAACTCTGCGACGCGCTGCTCTTCCTGCGCACCCCCGGCCGGGTCCCGTTCAAAGGCATGCGGGAGCTGAAGCCCGGCCATCTGCTGCGTGTCGGCCGCGACGGCCTGCGCGAGCAGCGGTACTGGGCACTGGAGGCACGCCCGCACACCGACGACCTGCCCACCACCATCGCCACCGTCCGCGACCTGCTGGACGACATCGTGCCGCGCCAGATGGTCGCCGACGTCCCCCTCGTCGCACTGCTCTCCGGCGGCCTGGACTCCAGCACCGTGACCGCCCTGGCCCAGCGCGTCCGCGCCGCCGAGGGCGGCCGGATCTCCACCTTCGCCGTCGACTTCGCCGGCCACAGCGAGAACTTCCGCGGCGACGCCATCCGCCCCACCCCCGACGGCCCCTACGCCCGCGCGGTCGCCGAACACGTCGGCAGCGCACACCACACGATCACCCTGGACCGGTCCCGCCTCCTCGACCCGGCCGTACGCCGGACCGTCCTCGCGGCCTGGGACCTGCCGTTCAACTTCGCCGACCTCGACGTCTCCCTGCACCAGCTCTTCGCGGCAGTCCGCGAACACGCCCCCGTGGCCCTCTCCGGCGAGGGCGCCGACGAAGTCTTCGGCGGCTACCTCTGGTTCTCCGACCCCGCCGCCCGCGCGGCCGAGACCTTCCCCTGGCTGGAACTCGGCGCGCACCGGGGCCTGGACCCCCGCGCACTGTTCCGCCCCGGCTTCGTCGAGGGCATCGACCTCGCGACCTACCAGGCCGACCTCTACCGCACCGCCCTGGCCGAGGTGCCCCGGCTCGACGGCGAGAACCCCGAGGAACGCCGTACGCGCGAACTCGGCCACCTCACCCTCACCCGCTGGCTGCCCATCCTGCTCGACAAGAAGGACCGCATGGGCATGGCGAACGGACTGGAGGGCCGGGTGCCGTTCTGCGACCACCGTCTCGTGGAGTACCTCTTCAACGTCCCCTGGGCGATGAAGACCTGCACCGGCCAGGAGAAGGGCCTGCTCCGCGAGGCGGCCGCCGACCTGCTGCCGCGGTCCGTCCTCCGCCGGACCAAGGCCGCGTACCCCTCCATCCAGGACCCCGCCTACGACCGCGCCCTCATCACCGGCCTGACCGGCGCGGCCACCGACGCGGAGGGCCCGCTCGCCGCCCACCTGGACCCGGCCGCCGTACGCCGGCTGACCGACCGGACGACGACCGCCACCCTCTCCGAGTTCGAACGCATCCTCCTGGAGTCCACGGTCCGTCTCGCCGACTGGCTGACCACCTACGGGGTGGACCTGGACCTCGACCCCGACCGTCTCACCCTGCAGGGAGCGAACTGA